One region of Choristoneura fumiferana chromosome 3, NRCan_CFum_1, whole genome shotgun sequence genomic DNA includes:
- the LOC141426791 gene encoding trypsin epsilon-like, protein MSCQISFTLKFGLPILLSITVSLCNRAPIKDGKIYVEGKIVGGHAVPLERFPYTVQVFNYGAMCAGSIFSSWSVLTAAHCFENNQDVDEMELHVGSRYTYDLAADRYNVWYYVAHEDYNKAAPFACDVAVIFVDRPIRFSEKTSKAVLVNTAAWMSTKETNFTATGWGWTKYGGPISTFGLLMTELQYVSAKECGRLHNLRLTRDMFCLYGDGVRDTCKGDSGGGIEWRGMIVGIVSHGDGCAKKDKPSVYSNVWYFRKWIDDQIDIFLKKFCNRTEHEETNEEDKTTFV, encoded by the exons atGTCATGCCAAATAAGTTTCACGCTAAAATTTGGTTTACCAATACTTCTTAGTATAACCGTGTCTCTGTGCAACAGAGCTCCGATTAAAGATGGCAAAATATACGTTGAGGGAAAAATTGTAGGAGGACATGCAGTACCTTTAGAAAGGTTCCCATACACTGTACAAGTGTTTAATTACGGTGCCATGTGTGCTGGAAGCATATTTTCTAGTTGGAGTGTTCTCACTGCTGCACACTGTTTCGAAAACAATCAAGATGTAGATGAAATGGAGCTACATGTCG GTTCCAGATACACCTATGACTTGGCCGCTGACAGGTACAACGTGTGGTATTATGTGGCACACGAGGATTACAATAAAGCAGCACCTTTTGCTTGCGACGTCGCTGTGATCTTTGTCGATCGACCAATTCGTTTCTCGGAGAAGACATCAAAGGCTGTTCTTGTTAACACTGCTGCGTGGATGTCTACAAAAGAGACCAACTTCACAGCAACAGGTTGGGGGTGGACAAAG TACGGCGGGCCGATCTCCACGTTCGGGCTGCTGATGACGGAGCTACAGTACGTATCTGCTAAGGAGTGTGGCCGTCTGCACAATCTGCGGCTTACGCGCGACATGTTCTGTCTGTACGGGGACGGGGTGCGCGACACCTGCAAGGGGGACTCCGGGGGAGGCATCGAATGGAGAGG GATGATAGTGGGGATAGTGTCGCACGGCGACGGCTGTGCTAAGAAAGACAAGCCCAGCGTTTACTCCAACGTGTGGTACTTCCGAAAATGGATAGACGACCAAATAGACATATTCCTAAAAAAATTCTGCAACAGAACAGAACACGAAGAAACTAATGAGGAAGACAAAACGACCTTCGTATGA
- the LOC141426792 gene encoding chymotrypsin-1-like isoform X3, with protein MLLSLVHAFQYLPESKGPQTNADQRFQYQAKITLVPYHALVFYSGWFCSGIIIGSKTILTTASCLLEPNEQIVVKVGVESIIDDGQIIPVVEAKKHEFYEHLGQLDNDIALLVLEHHVKFSDSVKKIVLAEADAALRPASSFTVTGWGSSYQPQHRVKKLTRMPLVLQNKESCEKAYELKLTPSMFCGRYQQNRRLSDSGGAAVYSNRFLVGIASYTGPDNSDVAVFTNVSYFHKWIKINTIRFLRKHCKLNEDTVEIYGEYAYDHT; from the exons ATGCTGCTTTCCCTAGTTCATGCATTCCAATATCTGCCAGAGAGCAAAGGTCCACAAACGAATGCTGACCAGAGATTCCAGTACCAAGCCAAAATAACCCTGGTTCCGTATCACGCGCTCGTGTTCTACTCCGGTTGGTTCTGCTCAGGGATTATCATTGGAAGCAAAACCATCCTTACGACTGCTAGTTGTCTCTTAGAACCAAATGAACAAATAGTTGTTAAAGTTGGAGTAGAGTCTATTATTGATGACGG ACAAATTATACCCGTGGTAGAAGCAAAAAAGCATGAATTTTACGAACACCTAGGACAGCTGGATAACGATATCGCTCTTTTAGTACTtgag CATCACGTGAAGTTCAGCGATAGCGTGAAGAAGATAGTTCTAGCGGAGGCCGATGCCGCGCTGCGCCCCGCCAGCTCCTTCACCGTCACAGGATGGGGGAGCTCCTATCAG CCACAGCACCGAGTAAAGAAACTAACACGAATGCCACTGGTTTTACAAAACAAAGAGTCTTGTGAGAAGGCGTATGAATTGAAGCTCACTCCGTCTATGTTCTGCGGAAGATATCAGCAA AATAGGCGCCTTAGTGATAGCGGTGGTGCCGCCGTCTACAGCAACCGTTTTTTGGTGGGCATCGCCTCTTACACTGGCCCCGACAACAGTGATGTTGCTGTTTTCACCAACGTTTCATATTTCCACAA GTGGATCAAGATAAACACAATAAGATTCCTTCGCAAGCATTGCAAGCTAAATGAGGATACGGTTGAAATTTACGGCGAATATGCATATGATCACACCTAA
- the LOC141426792 gene encoding trypsin 5G1-like isoform X4, whose product MITCISNKLYDLMLLSLVHAFQYLPESKGPQTNADQRFQYQAKITLVPYHALVFYSGWFCSGIIIGSKTILTTASCLLEPNEQIVVKVGVESIIDDGQIIPVVEAKKHEFYEHLGQLDNDIALLVLEHHVKFSDSVKKIVLAEADAALRPASSFTVTGWGSSYQPQHRVKKLTRMPLVLQNKESCEKAYELKLTPSMFCGRYQIGALVIAVVPPSTATVFWWASPLTLAPTTVMLLFSPTFHISTSGSR is encoded by the exons atgataaCATGCATtagtaataa ACTGTACGATCTGATGCTGCTTTCCCTAGTTCATGCATTCCAATATCTGCCAGAGAGCAAAGGTCCACAAACGAATGCTGACCAGAGATTCCAGTACCAAGCCAAAATAACCCTGGTTCCGTATCACGCGCTCGTGTTCTACTCCGGTTGGTTCTGCTCAGGGATTATCATTGGAAGCAAAACCATCCTTACGACTGCTAGTTGTCTCTTAGAACCAAATGAACAAATAGTTGTTAAAGTTGGAGTAGAGTCTATTATTGATGACGG ACAAATTATACCCGTGGTAGAAGCAAAAAAGCATGAATTTTACGAACACCTAGGACAGCTGGATAACGATATCGCTCTTTTAGTACTtgag CATCACGTGAAGTTCAGCGATAGCGTGAAGAAGATAGTTCTAGCGGAGGCCGATGCCGCGCTGCGCCCCGCCAGCTCCTTCACCGTCACAGGATGGGGGAGCTCCTATCAG CCACAGCACCGAGTAAAGAAACTAACACGAATGCCACTGGTTTTACAAAACAAAGAGTCTTGTGAGAAGGCGTATGAATTGAAGCTCACTCCGTCTATGTTCTGCGGAAGATATCA AATAGGCGCCTTAGTGATAGCGGTGGTGCCGCCGTCTACAGCAACCGTTTTTTGGTGGGCATCGCCTCTTACACTGGCCCCGACAACAGTGATGTTGCTGTTTTCACCAACGTTTCATATTTCCACAA GTGGATCAAGATAA
- the LOC141426792 gene encoding chymotrypsin-1-like isoform X1, giving the protein MITCISNKLYDLMLLSLVHAFQYLPESKGPQTNADQRFQYQAKITLVPYHALVFYSGWFCSGIIIGSKTILTTASCLLEPNEQIVVKVGVESIIDDGQIIPVVEAKKHEFYEHLGQLDNDIALLVLEHHVKFSDSVKKIVLAEADAALRPASSFTVTGWGSSYQPQHRVKKLTRMPLVLQNKESCEKAYELKLTPSMFCGRYQQNRRLSDSGGAAVYSNRFLVGIASYTGPDNSDVAVFTNVSYFHKWIKINTIRFLRKHCKLNEDTVEIYGEYAYDHT; this is encoded by the exons atgataaCATGCATtagtaataa ACTGTACGATCTGATGCTGCTTTCCCTAGTTCATGCATTCCAATATCTGCCAGAGAGCAAAGGTCCACAAACGAATGCTGACCAGAGATTCCAGTACCAAGCCAAAATAACCCTGGTTCCGTATCACGCGCTCGTGTTCTACTCCGGTTGGTTCTGCTCAGGGATTATCATTGGAAGCAAAACCATCCTTACGACTGCTAGTTGTCTCTTAGAACCAAATGAACAAATAGTTGTTAAAGTTGGAGTAGAGTCTATTATTGATGACGG ACAAATTATACCCGTGGTAGAAGCAAAAAAGCATGAATTTTACGAACACCTAGGACAGCTGGATAACGATATCGCTCTTTTAGTACTtgag CATCACGTGAAGTTCAGCGATAGCGTGAAGAAGATAGTTCTAGCGGAGGCCGATGCCGCGCTGCGCCCCGCCAGCTCCTTCACCGTCACAGGATGGGGGAGCTCCTATCAG CCACAGCACCGAGTAAAGAAACTAACACGAATGCCACTGGTTTTACAAAACAAAGAGTCTTGTGAGAAGGCGTATGAATTGAAGCTCACTCCGTCTATGTTCTGCGGAAGATATCAGCAA AATAGGCGCCTTAGTGATAGCGGTGGTGCCGCCGTCTACAGCAACCGTTTTTTGGTGGGCATCGCCTCTTACACTGGCCCCGACAACAGTGATGTTGCTGTTTTCACCAACGTTTCATATTTCCACAA GTGGATCAAGATAAACACAATAAGATTCCTTCGCAAGCATTGCAAGCTAAATGAGGATACGGTTGAAATTTACGGCGAATATGCATATGATCACACCTAA
- the LOC141426792 gene encoding chymotrypsin-1-like isoform X2, whose amino-acid sequence MILLYDLMLLSLVHAFQYLPESKGPQTNADQRFQYQAKITLVPYHALVFYSGWFCSGIIIGSKTILTTASCLLEPNEQIVVKVGVESIIDDGQIIPVVEAKKHEFYEHLGQLDNDIALLVLEHHVKFSDSVKKIVLAEADAALRPASSFTVTGWGSSYQPQHRVKKLTRMPLVLQNKESCEKAYELKLTPSMFCGRYQQNRRLSDSGGAAVYSNRFLVGIASYTGPDNSDVAVFTNVSYFHKWIKINTIRFLRKHCKLNEDTVEIYGEYAYDHT is encoded by the exons ATGATTTT ACTGTACGATCTGATGCTGCTTTCCCTAGTTCATGCATTCCAATATCTGCCAGAGAGCAAAGGTCCACAAACGAATGCTGACCAGAGATTCCAGTACCAAGCCAAAATAACCCTGGTTCCGTATCACGCGCTCGTGTTCTACTCCGGTTGGTTCTGCTCAGGGATTATCATTGGAAGCAAAACCATCCTTACGACTGCTAGTTGTCTCTTAGAACCAAATGAACAAATAGTTGTTAAAGTTGGAGTAGAGTCTATTATTGATGACGG ACAAATTATACCCGTGGTAGAAGCAAAAAAGCATGAATTTTACGAACACCTAGGACAGCTGGATAACGATATCGCTCTTTTAGTACTtgag CATCACGTGAAGTTCAGCGATAGCGTGAAGAAGATAGTTCTAGCGGAGGCCGATGCCGCGCTGCGCCCCGCCAGCTCCTTCACCGTCACAGGATGGGGGAGCTCCTATCAG CCACAGCACCGAGTAAAGAAACTAACACGAATGCCACTGGTTTTACAAAACAAAGAGTCTTGTGAGAAGGCGTATGAATTGAAGCTCACTCCGTCTATGTTCTGCGGAAGATATCAGCAA AATAGGCGCCTTAGTGATAGCGGTGGTGCCGCCGTCTACAGCAACCGTTTTTTGGTGGGCATCGCCTCTTACACTGGCCCCGACAACAGTGATGTTGCTGTTTTCACCAACGTTTCATATTTCCACAA GTGGATCAAGATAAACACAATAAGATTCCTTCGCAAGCATTGCAAGCTAAATGAGGATACGGTTGAAATTTACGGCGAATATGCATATGATCACACCTAA
- the LOC141426792 gene encoding granzyme M-like isoform X5 — translation MITCISNKLYDLMLLSLVHAFQYLPESKGPQTNADQRFQYQAKITLVPYHALVFYSGWFCSGIIIGSKTILTTASCLLEPNEQIVVKVGVESIIDDGQIIPVVEAKKHEFYEHLGQLDNDIALLVLEPQHRVKKLTRMPLVLQNKESCEKAYELKLTPSMFCGRYQQNRRLSDSGGAAVYSNRFLVGIASYTGPDNSDVAVFTNVSYFHKWIKINTIRFLRKHCKLNEDTVEIYGEYAYDHT, via the exons atgataaCATGCATtagtaataa ACTGTACGATCTGATGCTGCTTTCCCTAGTTCATGCATTCCAATATCTGCCAGAGAGCAAAGGTCCACAAACGAATGCTGACCAGAGATTCCAGTACCAAGCCAAAATAACCCTGGTTCCGTATCACGCGCTCGTGTTCTACTCCGGTTGGTTCTGCTCAGGGATTATCATTGGAAGCAAAACCATCCTTACGACTGCTAGTTGTCTCTTAGAACCAAATGAACAAATAGTTGTTAAAGTTGGAGTAGAGTCTATTATTGATGACGG ACAAATTATACCCGTGGTAGAAGCAAAAAAGCATGAATTTTACGAACACCTAGGACAGCTGGATAACGATATCGCTCTTTTAGTACTtgag CCACAGCACCGAGTAAAGAAACTAACACGAATGCCACTGGTTTTACAAAACAAAGAGTCTTGTGAGAAGGCGTATGAATTGAAGCTCACTCCGTCTATGTTCTGCGGAAGATATCAGCAA AATAGGCGCCTTAGTGATAGCGGTGGTGCCGCCGTCTACAGCAACCGTTTTTTGGTGGGCATCGCCTCTTACACTGGCCCCGACAACAGTGATGTTGCTGTTTTCACCAACGTTTCATATTTCCACAA GTGGATCAAGATAAACACAATAAGATTCCTTCGCAAGCATTGCAAGCTAAATGAGGATACGGTTGAAATTTACGGCGAATATGCATATGATCACACCTAA